Proteins from one Corynebacterium epidermidicanis genomic window:
- a CDS encoding FadR/GntR family transcriptional regulator, producing MSMPMRPHAPLLETVLDHIGLDIVSGKIQTGDKFTLQTLCESFSISRTVARETMRALEHLGMVSSSRRVGITVLPKDQWSVFSESIIRWRLQVPTEREAQLKSLTELRIAVEPQAARITAIAASQKDALEMREIAAQMAELASQGNGATREYVNLNTNYHAMVLRCSGNEMFAALVPAISSVIAGEFDHGSFPDVPSAEVLDTYIALADAIFERNADAAAELTQKLLSL from the coding sequence ATGTCCATGCCTATGCGCCCACACGCACCACTTTTGGAGACTGTGCTTGACCACATTGGTCTGGATATCGTTAGTGGCAAGATCCAAACCGGTGACAAATTCACCCTCCAAACCCTGTGCGAATCTTTTTCCATCTCCCGCACTGTTGCCCGCGAAACTATGCGAGCTCTCGAGCACTTGGGAATGGTTTCCTCGTCTCGACGCGTCGGCATCACGGTGCTGCCCAAAGACCAATGGTCCGTGTTCAGCGAGTCCATCATTCGCTGGCGCCTACAGGTCCCGACGGAGCGCGAAGCACAGCTAAAGTCGCTAACCGAACTGCGTATCGCAGTCGAACCGCAAGCAGCACGGATCACTGCCATCGCTGCAAGCCAGAAAGATGCACTGGAAATGCGCGAGATTGCGGCTCAGATGGCCGAATTGGCAAGCCAAGGTAATGGCGCTACTCGCGAATACGTCAACCTCAATACCAACTACCATGCTATGGTTCTGCGTTGCTCCGGCAACGAGATGTTTGCGGCGCTCGTCCCAGCCATCAGCTCGGTAATCGCAGGCGAGTTTGACCATGGATCTTTCCCCGATGTCCCCTCAGCCGAAGTTCTTGACACCTACATTGCGCTGGCCGATGCGATCTTCGAACGCAATGCCGACGCGGCCGCAGAACTCACACAGAAACTGTTGTCGCTCTAG
- a CDS encoding DUF1801 domain-containing protein yields the protein MKTVPSPRTPDEVFAPLSDAKRADGEYLVSLFREVTGLPPVVWGAKIIGFGSYDYRYASGHTGTAAQLGFAVSERTISLYLSCDASQFATFLDALGPVKTGKGCIYITRLARVDTAVLRELIEYAWEQARSL from the coding sequence ATGAAGACTGTGCCCTCTCCTAGGACCCCAGACGAGGTATTTGCCCCATTGTCGGACGCCAAACGTGCCGACGGCGAATACCTCGTTTCGCTGTTTCGCGAAGTCACCGGCCTGCCTCCAGTAGTTTGGGGTGCCAAAATCATAGGCTTCGGCTCCTATGACTATCGATATGCTTCGGGGCACACCGGCACCGCAGCGCAACTGGGCTTCGCGGTGTCCGAACGCACCATTTCGCTGTACCTTAGTTGCGATGCTTCGCAATTTGCTACTTTCCTCGATGCTCTAGGGCCGGTCAAAACAGGCAAGGGCTGCATCTACATCACCCGGCTAGCTCGAGTGGATACCGCAGTGCTCCGCGAGCTGATCGAATACGCCTGGGAGCAAGCTCGGTCCTTGTAG
- the nrdE gene encoding class 1b ribonucleoside-diphosphate reductase subunit alpha, producing MAAADQLDYHALNALLNLYDENGQIQFDKDRAAARQFFLQHVNQNTVFFHNLEEKLNYLLENHYYEAEVLEKYDFAFVKSLFKRAYAVKFRFTTFLGAYKYYTSYTLKTFDGKRYLERFEDRVCMVALTLADGDRTLAENLVDEIMSGRFQPATPTFLNSGKAQRGEPVSCFLLRIEDNMESIGRSINSALQLSKRGGGVALLLSNLREAGAPIKKIENQSSGVIPVMKLLEDSFSYANQLGARQGAGAVYLHAHHPDIMKFLDTKRENADEKIRIKTLSLGVVIPDITFELAKKNDDMYLFSPYDVERVYGKPFADVPISEHYDEMVEDGRIRKTKINARAFFQTLAEIQFESGYPYIMFEDTVNAANPIKGRITHSNLCSEILQISTPSTFNADLSYDEIGEDISCNLGSLNIAMAMDSPDFSKTIETAIRGLTAVSEQTSIDSVPSIKKGNDAAHAIGLGQMNLHGYLGRERIHYGSEEGLDFTNAYFAAVLFEALKASNKIAKERGQKFQGFEDSKYADGSYFDDFKVVEMAPQTDRVKELFANSSIHTPTEQEWEELKAEVMKHGLFNRNLQAVPPTGSISYINHSTSSIHPIASRIEIRKEGKIGRVYYPAPFMTNDNLEYYEDAYEIGFEKVIDTYAVATKYVDQGLSLTLFFKDTATTRDINRAQIYAWRKGIKTIYYIRLRQTALEGTEVQGCVSCQL from the coding sequence ATGGCCGCCGCCGATCAGCTGGACTACCACGCGCTCAATGCCTTGCTGAACCTTTATGACGAAAATGGCCAGATCCAGTTCGACAAGGATCGTGCCGCAGCCCGTCAATTCTTCTTGCAGCACGTCAACCAGAACACGGTGTTCTTCCATAACTTGGAGGAAAAGCTCAACTACCTCCTGGAAAACCACTACTACGAAGCGGAAGTCCTGGAGAAGTACGACTTCGCTTTTGTAAAGTCGCTGTTCAAGCGCGCGTATGCGGTGAAATTCCGGTTTACAACCTTCCTAGGCGCATACAAGTACTACACCTCCTACACCTTGAAGACCTTCGACGGGAAGCGCTACCTCGAGCGCTTTGAGGATCGGGTGTGCATGGTGGCGCTGACCTTAGCTGACGGGGATCGCACCCTCGCAGAGAACCTGGTGGACGAAATCATGTCCGGGCGCTTCCAACCGGCGACGCCTACCTTCCTTAACTCCGGCAAAGCTCAGCGTGGAGAGCCGGTTTCCTGTTTCCTGCTGCGTATCGAGGACAACATGGAGTCCATCGGTCGTTCCATTAACTCTGCGCTACAGCTGTCCAAGCGGGGCGGTGGCGTGGCTCTACTGCTCTCAAACCTTCGTGAGGCTGGCGCACCGATTAAGAAGATTGAAAACCAGTCTTCCGGCGTCATTCCAGTCATGAAGCTGTTGGAGGATTCCTTCTCCTACGCTAACCAGCTGGGTGCCCGCCAAGGCGCCGGTGCCGTGTACCTGCACGCGCACCATCCGGACATCATGAAGTTCCTGGACACCAAGCGCGAAAATGCGGACGAGAAGATCCGTATCAAGACCCTCTCGCTCGGCGTGGTCATTCCGGACATCACATTCGAGCTGGCGAAGAAGAACGATGACATGTACCTCTTCTCGCCATACGACGTCGAGCGCGTCTATGGGAAGCCGTTCGCCGATGTGCCAATCTCCGAGCACTACGACGAGATGGTGGAAGACGGGCGTATCCGGAAGACCAAGATCAACGCTCGCGCGTTCTTCCAGACCCTGGCTGAGATCCAATTCGAATCCGGCTACCCATACATTATGTTTGAGGACACCGTGAACGCTGCGAACCCGATCAAGGGCCGCATCACTCACTCCAACCTGTGCTCGGAGATCCTGCAGATTTCCACGCCGTCTACTTTCAATGCGGATCTTTCCTACGATGAGATCGGCGAAGACATTTCCTGCAACTTGGGCTCCCTCAACATCGCTATGGCGATGGACTCCCCGGATTTCAGCAAGACTATCGAAACCGCAATCCGGGGCCTCACGGCTGTCTCTGAGCAGACCTCGATCGACTCGGTGCCGTCCATCAAGAAGGGCAATGATGCAGCACATGCCATCGGCCTCGGTCAGATGAACCTGCACGGTTACCTCGGCCGCGAACGTATCCATTACGGTTCTGAAGAAGGCCTCGACTTCACCAACGCCTACTTCGCTGCGGTTCTCTTTGAGGCGCTCAAGGCGTCCAACAAGATCGCTAAGGAGCGTGGCCAGAAGTTCCAAGGCTTCGAGGATTCCAAGTACGCCGACGGTAGCTACTTCGACGACTTCAAGGTAGTCGAAATGGCTCCGCAGACCGACCGCGTGAAAGAACTTTTCGCTAACTCCAGCATCCATACCCCGACGGAGCAGGAATGGGAGGAACTCAAGGCTGAGGTCATGAAGCACGGCCTGTTCAACCGGAACCTGCAGGCAGTGCCACCAACGGGCTCAATTTCCTACATCAACCACTCCACTTCCTCGATCCACCCGATCGCGTCTCGCATCGAGATCCGCAAGGAAGGCAAGATCGGCCGCGTCTACTACCCAGCGCCGTTCATGACGAACGACAACCTCGAATACTACGAGGATGCCTACGAAATCGGCTTCGAAAAGGTCATTGACACCTACGCTGTGGCCACCAAGTACGTCGACCAGGGCCTGTCGCTGACGCTGTTCTTCAAGGACACCGCCACCACCCGCGACATCAACCGTGCCCAGATCTACGCTTGGCGCAAGGGCATTAAGACGATTTACTACATCCGCCTGCGCCAAACCGCGCTCGAAGGCACCGAAGTGCAGGGTTGCGTGAGCTGCCAGCTTTAA
- the nrdI gene encoding class Ib ribonucleoside-diphosphate reductase assembly flavoprotein NrdI: protein MLIVYFSSATGNTHRFVEKLGLPSKRIPLHKGVEPIKVNEPYVLVCPTYGGGVSLSGRPPKPVPVQVIRFLNDPHNRSFIKAVVAGGNSNFGADFGTAGDVISKKCNVPYVYRFELMGNEEDVRILRQGLLDNAHALGLSPRQTA, encoded by the coding sequence ATGTTGATTGTGTACTTTTCCTCCGCCACCGGTAATACCCACCGCTTCGTCGAGAAGCTCGGCCTGCCATCGAAGCGGATACCGCTTCACAAAGGCGTCGAACCCATCAAGGTCAACGAACCCTATGTGCTTGTTTGTCCGACCTACGGGGGCGGTGTGTCCTTGAGCGGTCGGCCGCCTAAGCCGGTCCCAGTTCAGGTGATTAGATTCCTTAACGACCCGCACAACCGGAGCTTTATCAAAGCAGTCGTGGCGGGTGGAAACTCTAATTTTGGTGCTGATTTTGGCACCGCGGGTGATGTTATTTCCAAGAAATGCAACGTGCCTTATGTCTATCGTTTTGAGTTGATGGGCAATGAAGAAGATGTCCGGATCCTCCGACAGGGGCTGCTCGACAACGCCCATGCGCTGGGATTGAGCCCCCGCCAGACAGCCTGA
- the nrdH gene encoding glutaredoxin-like protein NrdH translates to MAITVYSKPACVQCTATKKALDRAGLEYNLVDISMDDEARDYVMALGYLQAPVVEANGEHWSGFRPERIRSLAAEVA, encoded by the coding sequence ATGGCAATCACCGTTTACAGCAAGCCAGCCTGCGTCCAGTGCACCGCTACCAAGAAAGCTCTTGATCGTGCTGGACTGGAATACAACCTCGTTGATATCAGCATGGATGACGAAGCTCGCGACTACGTGATGGCTCTGGGGTACCTGCAGGCACCAGTTGTCGAGGCCAACGGCGAGCACTGGTCCGGTTTCCGCCCCGAGCGTATCCGCAGCCTCGCTGCGGAAGTTGCCTAA
- a CDS encoding LamG-like jellyroll fold domain-containing protein has product MKTKTRILALLSAIAVPFAGTAQAVEPAPLQPSTETKVNPAKLNVGPGARGTVAILPDTQFYSRYGAAENDQYSLQFPTLPNPFDAQTQWIVENQDDLGISMTQHLGDVVDQVTYPGQWAVASRAMGKLDDAGVPYAVIPGNHDCLSCDPWSAAPVDMFGSYQQNFPVSRQAKSSTFQAASPSGLSNAHKFAVAGVPMMSVNLPWEAGDEEIQWAEGVLEANPNVPTILTSHQIINIDASGDPLSTPFGEKLWDRLINNNPQVFLTYNGHHHGATNRVLKNAAGLPVFQQLIDYQMAYQGGNGEMALVEFDFTHNQISQTSFSPWVLQKPQNRLTTFDEALMDNPGSTYTYDFDFAQRFAAIGADFHPQGERTSATASLRDHITSTFTPAAEMVRPAPQGESDYPKVDGTLAHWRPTQNADGSVKFTDITGNGNDMTMHSTGGSARFDSDSAKESSLPASISFDPAAKHLFTYFETDRDAPINAQTFDKGYTYETFIKIDERFGPDNHWMGFISRFGQRKDLPNLATDSDLEEPPAAGAVSSLRELQWAFAENNQPMEGQSLWSSDVPAGQWLHVAVVDTGIPADGGTGSVTMYVNGAPVLRNAYGPHGIAAVPGKTWIMGGSTYADMLSTGFFGKIGESRFVDRPLAPEEWLTARVADNKPAPAAGSSALTSSGPAKVMTAVAALFSVLSIVAGLAMRYQNVVNEFLARFGLRLPKLG; this is encoded by the coding sequence GTGAAAACTAAAACTAGAATTCTTGCGCTGTTGAGCGCGATCGCGGTGCCGTTTGCTGGCACTGCCCAGGCCGTAGAACCGGCTCCACTCCAACCGAGCACCGAGACGAAGGTCAATCCAGCGAAGCTCAATGTCGGGCCGGGTGCGCGTGGTACGGTGGCGATCCTTCCAGATACCCAGTTCTACTCCCGGTACGGGGCGGCGGAAAATGATCAGTATTCGCTGCAATTCCCTACGCTGCCGAATCCATTCGACGCGCAAACCCAATGGATTGTAGAAAACCAGGATGACTTGGGCATCTCGATGACGCAACATCTAGGTGACGTGGTCGACCAGGTAACCTACCCAGGGCAGTGGGCGGTTGCTTCCCGGGCTATGGGCAAGCTTGACGACGCCGGTGTCCCTTACGCAGTGATCCCCGGCAACCACGATTGCCTGAGCTGTGATCCATGGTCAGCGGCCCCAGTGGACATGTTTGGCAGCTATCAGCAAAATTTCCCGGTGTCTCGTCAAGCGAAGTCCTCGACTTTTCAGGCTGCAAGCCCATCGGGACTGTCGAATGCACACAAGTTTGCAGTTGCCGGCGTGCCGATGATGAGCGTGAACCTGCCGTGGGAGGCTGGCGACGAAGAAATCCAGTGGGCGGAAGGGGTTTTGGAGGCTAATCCCAACGTGCCGACTATCCTGACTTCTCACCAGATCATCAACATCGACGCCTCCGGCGATCCGCTTTCCACTCCGTTCGGCGAAAAGCTCTGGGATCGTCTCATCAACAACAATCCGCAGGTCTTTTTGACGTACAACGGCCATCATCATGGCGCGACGAACCGCGTGTTGAAGAATGCTGCCGGTTTGCCGGTCTTCCAGCAGCTCATCGACTACCAAATGGCGTACCAGGGTGGAAATGGCGAGATGGCGCTCGTAGAGTTTGACTTCACGCACAATCAAATCTCCCAGACGTCCTTTTCTCCGTGGGTGCTGCAGAAGCCACAAAACCGATTGACCACGTTTGATGAAGCACTCATGGACAATCCGGGATCTACCTACACCTATGACTTCGACTTCGCACAGCGATTCGCGGCCATCGGTGCAGATTTTCACCCGCAGGGGGAGCGGACGTCCGCGACGGCCTCCCTTCGCGATCACATCACCAGCACCTTCACTCCAGCTGCGGAGATGGTCCGGCCAGCGCCACAGGGCGAGTCGGACTATCCGAAGGTGGACGGCACTCTTGCGCACTGGCGTCCAACCCAAAATGCGGACGGCAGCGTGAAATTCACCGATATCACCGGCAACGGCAATGACATGACGATGCACAGCACCGGCGGAAGCGCGCGCTTTGATAGTGATTCGGCGAAGGAATCTTCGTTGCCGGCGTCGATAAGCTTTGATCCAGCGGCCAAGCATCTGTTTACTTACTTCGAGACGGACAGGGATGCGCCGATTAATGCGCAGACCTTCGATAAGGGATACACATACGAAACGTTTATCAAGATCGATGAGCGGTTCGGTCCCGATAACCACTGGATGGGCTTCATTTCCCGATTCGGGCAGCGCAAAGACCTGCCGAACCTGGCTACCGATTCTGATCTGGAGGAGCCACCTGCGGCCGGTGCGGTCTCGAGCCTGCGAGAGTTGCAGTGGGCGTTTGCGGAAAACAACCAGCCGATGGAGGGGCAATCCCTGTGGAGCTCGGACGTACCTGCGGGGCAGTGGCTGCACGTCGCGGTTGTCGATACGGGAATCCCGGCCGATGGTGGCACCGGCTCGGTGACGATGTACGTTAATGGCGCCCCTGTCCTACGCAACGCGTACGGGCCGCACGGCATTGCGGCAGTCCCGGGCAAGACTTGGATCATGGGTGGCTCGACCTATGCGGACATGCTGAGCACGGGCTTCTTTGGCAAGATTGGCGAGTCTCGCTTCGTCGATCGCCCACTTGCCCCAGAAGAATGGTTGACGGCTCGTGTAGCTGACAACAAGCCAGCGCCTGCGGCGGGATCCTCCGCACTAACTTCCTCTGGACCGGCAAAGGTAATGACGGCCGTGGCTGCCTTGTTCTCGGTGTTAAGCATCGTTGCTGGCCTGGCTATGCGATACCAGAACGTGGTCAATGAATTCCTGGCCCGATTTGGTCTGCGCTTGCCAAAGCTAGGCTAA
- the ykgO gene encoding type B 50S ribosomal protein L36 has product MKVRKSLRSLKNKPGAQVVRRRGKVYVINKKEPRFKARQG; this is encoded by the coding sequence ATGAAGGTCCGTAAATCCCTTCGGTCGCTGAAGAACAAGCCGGGCGCCCAGGTTGTGCGTCGCCGTGGCAAAGTCTACGTGATCAACAAGAAAGAGCCACGTTTCAAGGCTCGTCAGGGCTGA
- a CDS encoding sugar porter family MFS transporter, whose protein sequence is MVTNETSKSYARWVAAISALGGLLFGYDTGVMSGALLYIENEFTLSAAQEGAVTSMLLVGAAIGALTGGRVADAIGRRLTLILGGLIFVGGSIACALAADVLSLGASRTVLGLAVGMVSIVVPMYISEMVPADVRGRLVSLNTLMIVVGQLVAFLTNSALAHTGSWRLMLGLAAVPGAMLAIGMVALPDSPVWLRRRGRFDDASRVAARLSIAMGADEGASISSREVRAAERQALRVPWIRRTVLIAVCVGVTQQVTGVNAIVYFAPKMMNLVGISTENAVYTSIIIGTVSVISCWIGMLLVDRIGRRRLLTIGLVGTSTSLVLLSVAYKFAEADTRISALVLVLMATFIAFQQAAVSLTTWLLLSELVPPAARGLGMGIAGLGLWVANWLVAQGFLPMVEAIGGSLSFLVFAVLGGMALVFVRANVPETTDRSLDDVAAEMKRRAEARY, encoded by the coding sequence GTGGTAACTAATGAAACGTCGAAAAGCTATGCCCGCTGGGTAGCTGCAATATCCGCCCTTGGTGGCCTGCTGTTTGGCTATGACACCGGAGTGATGTCGGGAGCGCTGCTCTACATCGAGAATGAATTCACCCTGTCGGCGGCGCAGGAAGGTGCGGTGACGTCGATGCTGCTGGTGGGCGCAGCGATTGGTGCGCTCACTGGTGGGCGTGTCGCTGATGCGATCGGCCGACGTTTGACACTCATCCTGGGTGGCCTGATTTTCGTTGGTGGATCCATCGCTTGTGCTCTCGCGGCCGACGTGCTGTCGCTGGGGGCATCGCGTACTGTGCTGGGATTGGCCGTGGGCATGGTGTCCATCGTGGTGCCGATGTATATCTCTGAGATGGTGCCGGCTGACGTACGCGGGCGATTGGTGTCCCTCAATACGTTGATGATCGTGGTCGGACAGCTAGTGGCCTTCCTGACTAACTCAGCGTTGGCGCACACTGGCAGCTGGCGCCTGATGTTGGGCTTGGCGGCTGTCCCCGGGGCGATGTTGGCAATTGGCATGGTCGCGTTGCCGGATTCCCCGGTATGGTTGCGACGACGCGGTCGCTTTGACGACGCCTCCCGAGTGGCTGCACGCCTGAGCATCGCTATGGGTGCGGACGAGGGGGCGTCGATAAGCTCGCGCGAGGTGCGGGCAGCGGAACGGCAAGCCCTGCGGGTGCCGTGGATTAGGCGGACGGTGCTGATTGCGGTGTGCGTGGGCGTGACGCAACAGGTGACCGGCGTGAATGCCATCGTCTACTTCGCGCCGAAGATGATGAATTTGGTGGGGATTTCCACGGAGAATGCGGTCTATACGTCGATCATCATTGGCACGGTGTCGGTGATTTCGTGCTGGATTGGCATGCTCCTTGTGGATCGCATTGGTCGACGTCGGCTGCTGACTATCGGGTTAGTTGGCACATCGACTTCGTTGGTGCTGCTGTCCGTGGCCTACAAGTTTGCCGAGGCTGATACTCGCATTTCTGCTCTTGTATTGGTCTTAATGGCGACATTCATTGCGTTCCAACAAGCGGCCGTGTCCCTCACGACGTGGCTGCTGCTCTCGGAGCTGGTTCCGCCAGCGGCGCGCGGACTGGGGATGGGAATCGCCGGGCTGGGGCTGTGGGTGGCTAACTGGTTGGTCGCGCAGGGCTTCCTGCCGATGGTTGAGGCTATTGGCGGTTCATTGTCGTTTTTGGTTTTCGCAGTTTTGGGTGGGATGGCGTTGGTGTTTGTTCGCGCCAACGTGCCAGAAACCACCGACCGCTCTCTAGATGATGTAGCTGCGGAGATGAAGCGTCGGGCCGAAGCGCGCTACTAG
- the nadE gene encoding ammonia-dependent NAD(+) synthetase, whose translation MSEHATSIRETIVKALHTKPFIDPAEEVEARVSFLADYLRTTGLSAYVLGISGGQDSTLAGRLAQLAVEKLRAEGYQAEFWAVRLPHGVQADESDAQVALDFIRADHEVTVNIAASTAAMSTAVANAFEMEQLGDFNKGNVKARMRMIAQYAIAGEKRGLVIGSDHASENVTGFFTKFGDGGADILPLFGLSKRQGAQILAELEAPESTWKKVPTADLEENKPMIPDEQALGVTYREIDDYVEGTKPVSAEAQAKIERLWLIGRHKRTTPVTPQDTWWQS comes from the coding sequence ATGTCTGAACACGCGACGTCTATACGCGAAACTATCGTAAAAGCCCTGCATACGAAGCCCTTTATCGATCCAGCAGAAGAAGTCGAAGCCCGGGTCAGCTTCCTCGCAGACTACCTGCGCACCACCGGACTGTCCGCCTATGTTCTCGGGATCTCCGGAGGGCAGGACTCCACCTTGGCAGGGCGATTGGCGCAATTGGCCGTCGAGAAGCTGCGGGCCGAGGGGTACCAAGCGGAATTTTGGGCAGTACGACTACCCCACGGTGTGCAAGCCGACGAGTCCGATGCCCAAGTTGCATTGGACTTCATCCGTGCCGATCACGAGGTGACAGTCAATATCGCTGCCTCGACCGCGGCGATGAGCACAGCAGTGGCCAATGCGTTCGAGATGGAACAGCTCGGCGACTTCAACAAAGGTAACGTCAAGGCCAGGATGCGAATGATCGCGCAGTACGCCATTGCCGGGGAAAAGCGCGGGTTGGTAATCGGCAGCGATCATGCGTCGGAGAATGTCACTGGCTTCTTCACCAAATTTGGCGACGGCGGCGCCGACATCCTCCCCCTATTCGGCCTGTCCAAGCGCCAAGGCGCCCAGATACTTGCCGAACTCGAAGCCCCGGAATCCACGTGGAAGAAGGTCCCGACTGCAGATCTCGAGGAAAACAAACCGATGATCCCCGACGAACAAGCACTTGGAGTGACCTACCGGGAAATTGACGACTACGTCGAAGGAACCAAACCTGTGAGCGCCGAAGCGCAGGCAAAGATTGAGCGGCTATGGCTCATCGGGCGTCACAAGCGGACGACGCCAGTGACTCCGCAAGACACCTGGTGGCAGAGCTAG
- a CDS encoding DsbA family protein, giving the protein MSNKIKNPNEKSNGFLWALLAVLVIAAVVIGYIAISGKNAKTDKIVEGFQTQDIHATATFANNAVELKGDKATADTPSVELYEDYSCPHCAELAEATDNDMLKAIDDGKLVVNVRTLSFLDGENKDGHSHRAGGAALIVAQNENAKTYWNFRKLLLEKQKDIYAKWSMEDLSKAAKQVGASDDTVAKIAAATDHQAFTEVSTANEKKLKDETGKVSSPRIIKDGKDIDDLKNWVAVASQK; this is encoded by the coding sequence GTGAGCAACAAGATTAAGAACCCAAACGAAAAGAGCAACGGCTTCCTCTGGGCGCTGCTGGCCGTGCTGGTCATCGCGGCCGTCGTGATCGGCTACATTGCGATTAGCGGCAAAAATGCAAAGACCGACAAGATCGTGGAAGGCTTCCAAACTCAGGACATCCACGCGACTGCCACTTTTGCCAACAATGCGGTGGAGCTCAAGGGAGATAAGGCAACTGCGGACACCCCGAGTGTCGAGCTTTACGAAGACTACTCGTGCCCGCACTGTGCAGAACTGGCAGAGGCCACCGACAATGACATGCTCAAGGCGATCGACGACGGCAAACTTGTCGTCAACGTGCGTACCCTAAGCTTCCTCGACGGCGAAAACAAGGATGGCCACTCGCACCGCGCTGGTGGTGCAGCGTTGATCGTGGCGCAGAACGAGAATGCGAAAACCTACTGGAACTTCCGCAAGCTGTTGCTCGAGAAGCAAAAGGACATCTACGCCAAGTGGAGCATGGAGGATCTGTCCAAGGCAGCCAAGCAGGTAGGCGCTTCGGATGACACGGTGGCAAAGATTGCGGCCGCTACTGATCACCAGGCCTTTACCGAGGTCTCCACGGCCAATGAGAAGAAGCTCAAGGATGAAACCGGCAAGGTATCTTCGCCGCGCATCATCAAGGATGGCAAGGATATCGACGACCTCAAGAACTGGGTAGCCGTAGCTTCTCAGAAGTAA
- a CDS encoding MauE/DoxX family redox-associated membrane protein, producing MVRLEAQVASRSLFDSALSVIDALCRFGLAAVWLTSGTIKMMDPMGFRQSVMAYQLFPPAVEGFIAQTLPPVEFALGLLLAVGLFLRLNAAVTGLFMVCFLLGIGSAWVRGLQINCGCFSPDVSAEPTSPFLAIVRDLLFLGMAVWLWRRPFTRWALHP from the coding sequence ATGGTGAGACTGGAAGCGCAAGTGGCGTCGAGAAGCCTGTTCGACAGCGCGCTGAGTGTGATTGATGCGTTGTGTCGATTTGGACTGGCTGCGGTTTGGCTGACCAGTGGCACCATAAAGATGATGGACCCGATGGGTTTTCGGCAGTCGGTAATGGCATATCAGTTATTCCCGCCTGCGGTTGAGGGCTTTATTGCGCAGACACTGCCTCCGGTGGAGTTTGCGCTGGGTTTACTGCTGGCGGTAGGGCTGTTTCTGCGTCTGAACGCTGCGGTAACCGGGCTGTTCATGGTGTGTTTCCTACTGGGGATCGGTTCGGCGTGGGTGCGTGGTCTGCAGATCAACTGCGGCTGCTTTTCGCCGGATGTTTCAGCCGAACCCACCTCCCCCTTCCTAGCCATTGTTCGAGATCTTCTATTCTTAGGGATGGCGGTCTGGTTGTGGCGCAGGCCATTTACAAGGTGGGCACTTCACCCTTAA